In the genome of Pelobacter seleniigenes DSM 18267, one region contains:
- a CDS encoding GGDEF domain-containing response regulator, with the protein MKKILLVEDSKMFINLVQNRISRDFQIECVIRQSYQEAAELLAAGQHEYLLAILDLTLPGSPDGEIVDLVKTQGIPIVVVTGRMDDLTRDSILEKQVLDYILKGPHTLDLLSGTISRFLRNKDIKILLVEDSRLVRESTKAILEKQQFTVIEANHGKTALQELRKHQDTRVVLTDFNMPEMNGFELTAEIRKNFPMDKLAVIGMSAYGNPLLSAQFLKRGASDFLNKPYFEEELVWRVNQNVEMLVHVEQLRQAAIVDSMTGLYNRGYFFQVGDKLFENARRQNLQISVAMIDIDHFKAINDTYGHCCGDVAIRHVAGILKNSFRSSDIVARFGGEEFIILTSNMDSSRIKQHFEELRERISSHIIKSDGAKIRVSVSIGVCTQLGETFDKTVSKADNLLYEAKNAGRNCVVIS; encoded by the coding sequence ATGAAAAAGATTCTGCTTGTTGAAGACAGTAAAATGTTTATCAACCTGGTACAAAACCGAATTAGCAGGGATTTCCAGATTGAATGTGTTATTCGCCAGAGTTACCAGGAGGCTGCAGAACTGCTCGCGGCCGGCCAACATGAATACCTGCTGGCTATTCTCGATCTGACTTTACCCGGCTCGCCTGACGGGGAGATTGTCGACCTGGTCAAGACGCAAGGCATTCCCATCGTCGTTGTGACCGGACGTATGGACGACCTGACCCGCGACAGTATTCTTGAAAAACAGGTCCTCGACTATATCCTCAAGGGCCCTCATACCCTCGATCTGCTCTCCGGAACCATCAGCCGCTTTCTGCGCAACAAGGACATTAAAATCCTGCTGGTCGAAGACTCCCGGCTGGTCCGGGAAAGCACCAAAGCCATCCTGGAAAAACAGCAATTCACAGTCATCGAAGCGAACCACGGAAAGACCGCCTTGCAGGAACTGCGCAAACACCAGGATACCAGGGTCGTGCTGACCGACTTCAACATGCCGGAGATGAACGGTTTCGAACTCACCGCAGAAATCCGCAAGAACTTCCCTATGGACAAGCTGGCGGTCATCGGCATGTCCGCCTACGGCAACCCCCTGCTTTCCGCCCAGTTTCTCAAGCGGGGTGCCAGTGACTTCCTCAACAAGCCGTATTTTGAAGAAGAGCTGGTCTGGAGGGTCAACCAGAACGTTGAAATGCTGGTGCATGTTGAGCAACTGCGCCAGGCCGCAATCGTGGATTCGATGACCGGCCTCTACAACCGCGGCTACTTCTTTCAGGTCGGTGACAAGCTGTTCGAAAATGCCCGGCGGCAAAACCTGCAGATCAGCGTCGCCATGATTGATATCGATCATTTCAAGGCCATCAACGATACCTACGGACATTGCTGCGGGGATGTTGCAATCCGCCATGTGGCCGGAATCCTGAAAAACAGCTTCCGTTCCTCGGACATCGTGGCCAGATTCGGCGGTGAAGAGTTTATCATCCTGACCAGCAATATGGACAGCTCCAGGATCAAGCAGCATTTTGAAGAACTCCGGGAGCGGATTTCCAGCCATATTATCAAGTCAGACGGAGCCAAAATTCGCGTTTCGGTCTCCATTGGCGTCTGCACCCAGTTGGGCGAGACCTTTGACAAAACCGTATCCAAAGCAGACAACCTGCTTTATGAGGCAAAAAATGCCGGCCGCAACTGCGTTGTGATCAGCTGA
- a CDS encoding LysR family transcriptional regulator, whose protein sequence is MLPDLNRLNVFFHIYRANSIVAAARALNLSQPAVSQQLQKLEAELKIQLFTRLHKKLVPTAAGERLFQLAEPFINRLEKELPFIRQPLERPSGLLRIGAPREFGKEYLPRFCNAFRERYPDVVFQLKFKESIPLLTMIREGSLDFALVDVYFNQGELPGFPDIFSIDPLLREVMILACARSYYDRHVKGDHSYANLVDREFITDEDDPSILDLWFKHHFRKVPDQLNIVMTLDSHEALISGIKLGMGLGVATAHLMWEELQSGELVLVRTAAADMVNMISLVQLQDKVPTLTEKTFRDFMLAGMRQPEILERFQAVSHLSDD, encoded by the coding sequence ATGCTACCGGATCTGAATCGACTCAATGTCTTCTTCCATATCTACCGGGCCAACAGTATTGTTGCCGCGGCCCGAGCGCTGAATCTGTCGCAACCGGCGGTCAGTCAGCAACTGCAGAAACTGGAAGCAGAGTTGAAAATACAGCTGTTCACCCGCTTGCACAAAAAGCTGGTTCCGACTGCGGCGGGTGAGCGGCTGTTTCAGCTGGCCGAACCGTTTATCAACCGGTTGGAAAAAGAGCTGCCTTTTATCCGCCAGCCCCTGGAGCGACCGAGCGGACTGCTGCGCATCGGTGCCCCGCGGGAATTCGGTAAGGAATACCTGCCCCGCTTCTGCAATGCCTTTCGAGAGCGTTATCCGGATGTGGTGTTCCAGCTTAAATTCAAGGAATCGATCCCTCTGCTGACCATGATCCGGGAAGGGAGTCTTGATTTCGCCCTGGTCGATGTCTATTTCAATCAGGGGGAGCTGCCGGGATTTCCCGACATCTTCAGCATCGATCCATTGCTTCGGGAGGTGATGATCCTGGCCTGTGCCCGCTCTTATTACGACCGGCATGTCAAGGGGGATCACAGCTATGCCAACCTGGTCGACCGCGAATTCATTACCGATGAGGACGACCCTTCGATCCTCGACCTGTGGTTCAAGCATCACTTCCGGAAGGTCCCGGACCAGCTCAATATTGTCATGACCCTCGACAGTCATGAGGCGTTGATTTCGGGAATCAAACTGGGAATGGGGCTGGGGGTGGCGACTGCGCACCTGATGTGGGAAGAGTTGCAGAGTGGGGAATTGGTCCTGGTGCGGACCGCGGCCGCCGACATGGTCAACATGATTTCCCTGGTACAGCTGCAGGATAAGGTTCCGACCCTGACCGAGAAAACCTTTCGCGATTTCATGCTGGCCGGCATGCGTCAGCCGGAAATCCTCGAACGTTTCCAGGCGGTCAGCCATCTGTCGGATGATTGA
- the mltG gene encoding endolytic transglycosylase MltG — MRRLLFACSFTLVVAIAALALFCYQLLMVPVMPEKPVSIAIPPGTSLHKIARQLEDSGVIRNALALRLLARWEQRSGQVQAGTYRFQSAARPAEILERLIKGDVEKVSLTIPEGFTLEQIIARIAEAGYGRAEVLTQLAHDQDFIHSLQIGANSLEGYLFPETYLFAPGVDERTLLQMMTSQFRAHLDDQLLQQAKAQGLNLHQLVTLASIIEKETAAIEEMPLISSVFHNRLKRGIPLQTDPTVIYGIKDFDGNITRKDLTTPTPYNTYLIRGLPPGPICSPGLDALRAAAAPATTRYLYFVARGDGSHQFSTTLREHNAAVRRYQLHRP, encoded by the coding sequence ATGCGTCGATTACTTTTCGCCTGTAGTTTTACCCTGGTTGTGGCCATAGCCGCCCTGGCCCTGTTTTGCTACCAATTACTGATGGTGCCGGTGATGCCGGAAAAACCGGTGTCCATCGCCATCCCCCCCGGGACCAGCCTGCATAAAATCGCCCGCCAGCTGGAAGATTCCGGAGTTATTCGCAATGCCCTGGCACTACGGCTCCTGGCCCGCTGGGAACAGCGTTCCGGTCAGGTCCAGGCCGGAACCTATCGCTTTCAATCGGCAGCCCGTCCGGCCGAGATCCTCGAACGGCTGATCAAGGGGGACGTGGAAAAAGTCAGCCTGACCATTCCCGAAGGCTTCACCCTGGAGCAGATCATTGCCCGGATTGCCGAGGCCGGTTACGGCCGGGCCGAGGTCCTCACCCAGCTGGCTCATGACCAGGACTTCATTCATTCATTGCAGATCGGTGCCAACAGCCTGGAAGGGTACCTGTTCCCGGAAACCTACCTGTTTGCTCCGGGCGTGGACGAACGAACCTTGCTGCAGATGATGACCAGCCAATTCCGTGCGCATCTGGATGACCAACTGCTGCAACAGGCCAAAGCCCAGGGCTTGAACCTGCACCAGCTGGTCACCCTGGCGTCGATTATCGAAAAGGAGACCGCGGCGATTGAAGAAATGCCGCTCATCTCTTCGGTTTTTCACAACCGGCTCAAGCGCGGCATCCCCCTGCAGACCGATCCGACAGTGATCTACGGCATCAAGGATTTCGATGGCAACATCACCCGCAAGGACCTGACCACCCCGACCCCCTACAACACCTATCTGATTCGCGGCCTGCCCCCCGGCCCCATTTGCAGTCCAGGCCTGGACGCCCTGCGGGCCGCCGCGGCACCGGCGACCACCCGCTATCTTTATTTTGTGGCGCGCGGCGATGGCAGTCATCAGTTTTCGACCACCCTGCGCGAGCATAACGCCGCAGTCCGCAGATACCAGCTGCACCGACCATAA
- a CDS encoding efflux RND transporter periplasmic adaptor subunit, which yields MRFISPHPIWSGTGLRQQQRLVLVLLLLLAVLAGCSDEQPAVAPSAPPIPVAVGQVKHVRVQRSIPVSGSVVSPFEPTKVSFLVAGRVERVMPREGDFVKAGQLLASLEPLDYQAALDGASAQVKQAGVAVERSRDEYQRMDYLYQHHSLARNDFEKYRAAYQAATQQLEQALAAEKIQRKRLGDTRLRAPVSGFVAKRQVEPGQTVAAGSPALEIVRLDPVEILVGVPERDIHLVAVGQQAQVTLPALPQQQFNGTVRVVNVSADPGTRTYMTRIAVANPDYQLRLGMVAKAAIIGNDQLDAMTLPTAAIVHDPQGAPLVYIYYPQQQRAHSKRVTIGNLIGDQVEISSGLVGDEQIVLAGQDKLRDGAAVTVVKAGESQ from the coding sequence ATGAGATTCATTTCCCCCCATCCCATTTGGTCAGGAACCGGCCTTCGGCAACAGCAGCGCTTGGTTCTGGTTCTGTTGTTATTGCTGGCTGTGCTCGCCGGCTGTTCGGACGAACAACCGGCGGTAGCACCAAGCGCACCCCCGATCCCGGTCGCTGTGGGGCAGGTCAAACATGTCCGGGTGCAGCGCAGTATCCCGGTCAGCGGCAGCGTGGTCTCCCCTTTTGAACCCACAAAGGTTTCGTTCCTGGTTGCGGGGCGGGTCGAGAGAGTGATGCCCCGGGAAGGGGATTTTGTTAAGGCGGGGCAGTTGCTGGCCAGCCTGGAACCCCTCGATTATCAGGCGGCCCTTGACGGAGCCAGCGCTCAGGTTAAACAGGCCGGGGTCGCCGTGGAGCGCAGCCGTGACGAGTATCAGCGGATGGACTATCTGTATCAGCATCACAGCCTGGCCAGGAATGATTTTGAGAAATACCGGGCCGCCTACCAGGCGGCGACTCAGCAACTGGAGCAGGCCCTGGCCGCGGAAAAAATCCAGCGCAAGCGGCTTGGCGATACCAGACTGCGTGCGCCAGTGAGCGGGTTTGTTGCCAAACGGCAGGTGGAACCCGGCCAGACCGTGGCCGCAGGCTCGCCGGCGTTGGAGATTGTCCGTCTCGATCCGGTGGAAATCCTGGTCGGTGTGCCGGAACGCGACATCCATCTGGTTGCTGTGGGGCAGCAGGCGCAGGTGACCCTGCCGGCGCTGCCGCAGCAGCAGTTCAATGGCACGGTCCGGGTGGTCAATGTCAGTGCCGATCCGGGGACGCGCACCTATATGACCCGCATTGCGGTTGCCAATCCGGATTATCAGCTGCGTCTCGGCATGGTGGCGAAAGCCGCCATCATCGGCAACGACCAGCTGGATGCCATGACCCTGCCGACGGCGGCGATTGTGCATGACCCGCAGGGGGCGCCGCTGGTCTACATCTATTATCCGCAACAACAGCGGGCCCACAGCAAGCGGGTGACCATCGGTAATCTGATCGGGGACCAGGTCGAGATCAGCTCCGGGCTGGTCGGCGATGAGCAGATCGTGCTTGCCGGGCAGGATAAACTGCGGGACGGAGCCGCTGTCACCGTTGTCAAAGCCGGTGAAAGCCAGTAA
- the plsY gene encoding glycerol-3-phosphate 1-O-acyltransferase PlsY, producing the protein MILFLLICAAYLIGAIPTGLILTRLVGGEDIRKAGSGNIGATNVYRVAGRKLGLITLLGDCLKGVVPVLVAQQWFGLSGNGLAAVAIAAFIGHCFPVYLGFKGGKGVATALGIFLVLSPLAVLGALLVFIVVLWKWRFISLASISAATIIPLLVILVSHSVPLFIATLVIAAIVIWRHRGNIERLRAGTENRFNL; encoded by the coding sequence ATGATCCTTTTTCTTCTGATCTGTGCCGCCTATCTGATCGGCGCAATTCCCACCGGCCTCATCCTCACCCGTCTGGTCGGCGGCGAGGACATCCGTAAAGCCGGCAGTGGCAACATCGGTGCGACCAACGTCTATCGGGTTGCCGGTCGCAAACTCGGCCTCATCACCCTGCTTGGCGATTGCCTGAAGGGGGTTGTGCCGGTGCTCGTCGCCCAGCAATGGTTCGGCTTGAGCGGCAACGGGCTGGCGGCCGTGGCCATCGCCGCATTTATCGGCCATTGTTTTCCGGTTTACCTTGGCTTCAAAGGGGGTAAAGGGGTGGCGACCGCCCTGGGAATCTTTCTGGTCCTCTCGCCGCTGGCCGTCCTGGGGGCTTTGCTGGTTTTTATCGTCGTCCTCTGGAAGTGGCGCTTTATCTCCCTGGCGTCCATCTCGGCAGCAACGATTATTCCGCTGCTGGTCATCCTGGTTTCCCACTCGGTGCCACTCTTCATCGCCACCCTGGTCATCGCGGCCATCGTGATCTGGCGCCATCGTGGCAATATCGAACGATTGCGGGCCGGTACCGAAAACAGATTTAACCTCTGA
- a CDS encoding TetR/AcrR family transcriptional regulator, which yields MQTEAGAKDTRAQLINAAIDMFHEKGFQKTRVSDIVAAARVAQGTFYLYFKSKDDVFLHIAAEFKGLFAEVIEGADNLFAGTSADEIRANLLVFIRDLVRLYSENKKMAKLLFYESGQHDCSFRNTWQDLYLDFIDMTRRQLEQNRDSAFLSFEDAETEAAFLVGLFSRSLFYFIELKNDIDIETLSRRMTAFVLGGLSKQSASGGI from the coding sequence ATGCAGACCGAAGCGGGAGCGAAGGATACCAGGGCGCAGTTGATCAATGCGGCCATTGACATGTTTCATGAAAAGGGCTTTCAGAAAACCCGGGTTTCAGACATTGTGGCCGCGGCCCGGGTGGCACAGGGCACTTTTTATCTCTATTTCAAGTCCAAGGACGATGTTTTCCTGCATATCGCAGCCGAGTTCAAAGGGTTGTTTGCCGAGGTCATTGAAGGCGCGGACAATCTCTTTGCCGGAACTTCTGCCGATGAAATCAGAGCCAACCTGCTGGTTTTCATCCGCGATCTGGTGCGGCTCTATTCGGAGAACAAAAAAATGGCCAAGCTGCTGTTTTACGAAAGCGGTCAGCATGACTGTTCATTCCGGAATACCTGGCAGGATCTTTATCTTGATTTCATCGATATGACTCGCCGGCAGCTGGAGCAGAACCGGGATTCAGCGTTCCTCTCATTTGAGGATGCCGAAACCGAGGCGGCATTTCTGGTCGGCCTGTTCAGTCGCAGCCTGTTTTATTTTATTGAACTCAAAAACGATATCGATATTGAAACCCTGAGTCGGCGAATGACGGCGTTTGTCCTCGGCGGGTTAAGCAAACAATCAGCCAGCGGCGGAATTTAA
- a CDS encoding molybdopterin-dependent oxidoreductase has protein sequence MVNLTIDGKTISVPKGTTILEAARRLDIHIPTLCWLEKISTTGACRICAVEIEGVDRPMTACNTPVKEGIKVTTQSERLTRTRKQIMELILVNHPLDCPVCDAGGECDLQNTCFELNVTRQEFSAEDVQPAPIDHWPLIQQVPSRCILCEKCVKVCHEIVGADALFVNSKGDRAYVDKNLDKCIFCGNCVAVCPTGTMISKPFKFKARPWTLRKVPSVCTYCPSQCEIDINVQHDEVYRVTSTDGETTNNGTLCIGGFFGHDYINSKQRLREPKVEQQPTSWDNAFDRVVSEIRRITEESGAGAIAGLASPRLSNEENYLFQKLFRAAIGSNNIDSEARFGAMRALRALDKGLGLRGASNRLDAIGSADAILLFGADPTAEAPAVEWQIRKAAEHNNAKLVVANMRQIHISPLANTQLTYRPGSEIALAAGLGRLLMDRGHLDMAALEGSVNNLAELQVDLAAVDLENVVAVTGLNLALLTEAADLIGNGKKVAVVFGADICKSSFGTSTSATMANLAILSGALHGGGGIYPLAEKGNTQGVLDMGVYPESLPGYLDYSDYKERFGKAWGCELPAGGLDADGILQEIEAGKIRLLYLAATNPQSFPNSGRWLKALEKVEVLIVQDIFPTEVARLATVVLPGTSFAEKAGSFTSLDQTVRRTSPAIRPVGESREDLDIFAELFGRLSGSRVSLSGAEIFKEINELTNLYSGAEVVNDERRTCYKKAYTVPAGGLKYQLISVSEEATGLQLLSGPSRNHFGTTSLWATAPLEVEAEGLLNLNPADAAAAGISEGDTIKVSSSTGATVGKVKLSTDVPQGLIFAPYHFVALGIQQLIPDSANRTAVEIAKV, from the coding sequence ATGGTCAACCTGACGATAGATGGCAAGACGATAAGCGTCCCCAAGGGAACCACAATTCTTGAGGCGGCACGGCGCTTGGATATTCATATCCCGACGCTGTGCTGGCTGGAAAAGATCTCGACGACCGGGGCCTGCCGAATCTGTGCCGTGGAGATCGAAGGCGTCGACCGGCCGATGACGGCCTGCAATACCCCGGTCAAAGAAGGCATCAAGGTCACCACCCAGTCCGAGCGCCTGACCAGAACCCGTAAGCAGATCATGGAACTGATCCTGGTCAATCACCCCCTTGATTGTCCGGTCTGCGACGCCGGCGGCGAATGTGATCTGCAGAATACCTGTTTTGAGTTGAACGTCACCCGCCAGGAGTTCAGCGCCGAAGATGTTCAACCCGCGCCCATTGACCATTGGCCGTTGATTCAGCAGGTTCCTTCCCGCTGTATTCTGTGTGAAAAATGCGTTAAGGTTTGTCACGAAATCGTCGGTGCCGACGCCCTTTTTGTGAATTCGAAGGGGGACCGCGCCTATGTCGATAAAAACCTGGACAAGTGTATCTTCTGCGGCAACTGCGTGGCGGTCTGTCCGACCGGCACCATGATCTCCAAACCCTTCAAATTCAAGGCGCGCCCCTGGACCCTGCGCAAGGTTCCATCGGTCTGCACCTATTGCCCCAGTCAGTGTGAAATCGATATCAATGTGCAGCACGATGAAGTCTATCGGGTGACCTCCACGGACGGCGAAACGACCAACAACGGGACCCTCTGTATTGGTGGCTTTTTCGGCCATGACTACATCAACAGCAAGCAACGGCTGCGCGAGCCCAAAGTGGAGCAGCAGCCGACCAGCTGGGACAACGCTTTTGACCGGGTGGTCAGCGAGATTCGGCGGATTACCGAGGAAAGCGGCGCCGGGGCGATTGCCGGACTCGCTTCGCCGCGGCTGAGTAATGAGGAAAATTACCTGTTCCAAAAACTTTTCCGGGCGGCTATCGGCAGCAACAACATCGATAGCGAAGCCCGTTTCGGCGCCATGCGGGCGTTGCGCGCCCTGGATAAGGGGCTCGGTTTGCGCGGTGCCAGCAATCGGCTGGACGCCATCGGCAGCGCTGATGCGATCCTGTTGTTCGGTGCCGATCCGACTGCGGAAGCACCCGCGGTCGAATGGCAGATTCGTAAAGCGGCCGAGCACAACAACGCCAAGCTGGTGGTCGCAAATATGCGGCAGATTCACATCAGCCCGCTGGCCAATACCCAGTTGACCTATCGACCAGGGAGTGAAATTGCGCTGGCTGCAGGCTTGGGACGCTTACTCATGGACCGCGGTCATCTCGATATGGCGGCCCTGGAAGGGAGTGTCAACAACCTGGCCGAACTACAGGTGGATCTGGCTGCTGTCGACCTGGAGAATGTGGTTGCCGTAACCGGGCTCAATCTTGCGCTGTTGACTGAAGCGGCCGATCTGATTGGCAATGGCAAAAAAGTCGCGGTTGTTTTCGGGGCGGATATCTGCAAATCCTCTTTTGGGACCTCCACTTCGGCAACGATGGCCAATCTGGCTATTCTCAGTGGTGCCTTGCATGGCGGTGGCGGGATTTACCCCCTCGCTGAAAAGGGCAACACCCAGGGCGTACTCGATATGGGGGTCTATCCCGAGTCCCTGCCCGGCTATTTGGACTACAGTGACTACAAAGAGCGTTTCGGGAAAGCCTGGGGCTGTGAACTGCCGGCCGGCGGACTTGACGCCGATGGCATCCTGCAGGAGATCGAAGCGGGCAAGATCCGGCTGCTCTATCTGGCTGCAACCAATCCGCAAAGCTTTCCGAACAGCGGGCGCTGGCTCAAAGCCCTGGAAAAGGTCGAAGTCCTGATTGTTCAGGATATCTTCCCGACCGAGGTTGCCCGGCTGGCAACGGTGGTGTTGCCGGGTACTTCTTTTGCCGAAAAGGCCGGCAGTTTCACGTCCCTTGATCAGACGGTGCGGCGGACCTCCCCGGCCATTCGCCCCGTCGGTGAAAGTCGGGAAGACCTGGATATCTTTGCCGAGCTGTTCGGGCGGTTGAGTGGTTCCCGCGTTTCCCTCAGCGGAGCGGAGATTTTCAAGGAGATCAATGAACTGACCAACCTGTACAGTGGCGCCGAAGTGGTCAATGACGAGCGGCGGACCTGTTATAAAAAGGCTTATACCGTGCCTGCGGGCGGTCTTAAATACCAGCTGATCAGTGTCAGTGAAGAGGCCACCGGACTGCAGCTGTTGAGCGGTCCTTCGCGGAATCATTTCGGTACCACCTCCCTTTGGGCCACCGCGCCCCTGGAGGTTGAAGCAGAAGGGTTGCTCAATCTCAACCCGGCCGATGCCGCCGCTGCCGGCATCAGCGAAGGTGATACCATCAAAGTCAGCAGTAGTACCGGAGCGACGGTCGGCAAAGTCAAACTCAGCACAGATGTTCCCCAGGGACTGATCTTTGCGCCGTATCACTTTGTCGCGCTCGGTATTCAACAACTGATTCCGGACAGCGCCAACCGCACTGCGGTGGAGATTGCCAAAGTCTGA
- a CDS encoding O-acetyl-ADP-ribose deacetylase, which yields MKRMEVVLGDITKLEVDAIVNAANSRLAGGSGVDGAIHQAAGPELLAECRTLGGCPTGAAKITRGYRLPAKHVIHAVGPVWHGGNDNEPELLASCYRCSLQLAVQHGLKSIAFPAISCGVYRFPIGQAAQIAVTEVAEFLKTDISLERVIFVCFDDMMQQAITQALDKLTDAG from the coding sequence ATGAAACGCATGGAAGTTGTCCTTGGCGACATCACCAAACTTGAGGTCGATGCCATCGTCAATGCTGCCAATAGCAGGCTGGCCGGTGGCAGCGGCGTGGACGGCGCCATTCATCAGGCCGCCGGACCTGAATTACTGGCCGAATGCCGCACCCTCGGCGGCTGTCCGACCGGCGCAGCCAAAATCACCCGGGGCTATCGGCTACCCGCCAAACACGTCATCCATGCCGTCGGCCCGGTCTGGCACGGCGGCAATGACAACGAGCCCGAATTGCTGGCCTCCTGCTACCGCTGCAGTCTGCAGCTGGCAGTGCAGCACGGCCTCAAATCCATCGCTTTCCCGGCGATCAGCTGCGGGGTCTATCGGTTTCCCATCGGCCAGGCCGCGCAGATTGCAGTGACCGAAGTCGCTGAGTTTCTGAAAACCGACATCAGCCTGGAGCGGGTCATCTTTGTCTGTTTTGACGACATGATGCAGCAGGCGATTACCCAGGCCCTGGATAAACTGACAGACGCTGGATAA
- a CDS encoding iron-sulfur cluster assembly scaffold protein NifU gives MYTEKVLEHFNNPRNIGIIKDPTVLVQVGEPSCGDALLVTMKIEHDRVADIKFKVFGCGAAIATSSIATEMVLGKSLDEALQISDQSIADALGGLPPEKMHCSNMAAGAIRGAITEYRKAFPPDRQDG, from the coding sequence TTGTACACTGAAAAAGTCCTCGAGCATTTCAACAACCCGCGCAATATCGGGATCATCAAAGACCCTACGGTTTTGGTCCAGGTGGGGGAACCGAGTTGTGGGGATGCCTTGCTGGTAACGATGAAAATCGAACATGACCGGGTTGCTGATATCAAGTTCAAGGTCTTCGGCTGCGGCGCCGCCATTGCCACATCATCCATCGCCACCGAGATGGTGCTGGGGAAAAGCCTTGATGAAGCTCTGCAGATCAGCGACCAATCGATTGCTGATGCCCTCGGCGGTCTGCCACCGGAAAAAATGCACTGTTCCAATATGGCAGCAGGGGCGATCAGGGGAGCAATCACCGAATATCGGAAAGCCTTTCCGCCGGATCGGCAGGATGGATAG
- a CDS encoding DUF5052 family protein, with protein sequence MKSTLILLLLSALLLLAGCESAQQKAYDLKADTIGTHRVVEVYTEAGNKVASIEDNRMRFEMVGERSVRLWLGDKNQKVMIGNMGFIIKDL encoded by the coding sequence ATGAAATCAACCCTGATCTTACTGCTGCTGAGCGCACTTCTGCTCCTGGCTGGCTGCGAAAGCGCCCAGCAGAAAGCCTATGACCTCAAAGCGGACACCATCGGCACCCATCGGGTGGTCGAGGTCTACACCGAAGCCGGTAACAAGGTTGCCTCCATCGAAGACAACCGGATGCGCTTTGAAATGGTCGGCGAGCGTTCGGTCCGCCTGTGGCTGGGCGATAAAAATCAGAAAGTGATGATCGGCAATATGGGTTTCATCATCAAAGACCTGTAG